Within Bacteroidia bacterium, the genomic segment ATTACGAATATCAGGATGACATTGTGAAAATGAGAAAATTTGTTGGTACAATTCTTACAGTTGTACTCGCAATTAGTTTATTGTCTATTTTAATAATGCTCCTCAGCGGAAATTTTCTTTTTGAACATATTTTCCAACACAAAAACATTTCATTTTTTCCTTTTGGCTTTATGTGCGTAGTAACAGCTGTATTCAACGCAATTTTTAAAATATATACTACTTTCCTTATCTATCGGCAGAAACCATGGAAATTTTTATGGTTCAACTTATTTAACTTTGTATTAACAGTTATTATTTCTCTTATTGGTCTTTATTTATATCCTAACACTTTAATAGGACCAATTTGGGGAAGACTTTTATCTGGCGTAGGTATTTTTGTTTTATCAATGTATTTTTTCATTTCAGAATTTGGTATTTGCTTTGATTCAACTATGTTAAAAGGATTCAGAAAATTTTGCGTTCCTGTACTTCTGTTTGGCATTCTGACTTGGATTTTAAGTTACATCAATAATTATATACTCAACGCAACTGACACTATTTCTGATGTTGGAGTTTACGACTTTGCCATAAAATGCACATTACTAATCGAATTTTCTCAAAACGGACTTACCAGCGCAATAGCTCCGAAAATATACCAAATGTGGAAAGATACAGGCATAACTAAAAGCACCGTTGCAGAAAATAAATTTCATCATTTATTTGCACTCGTAACAATTCTAATTGTCGCTGTAAATATATTAACACTTCCTATTATTGTACCGATACTTGTTAAAAAACAAGCTTATCACGCAGCATTCCAATATTTACCTTTAATATGTTGCGGATTCTTATTTAGAGGAATCTATAATCTATATGTTTTTCCTATTTATTATTTCAAAAAAACGCACTTACTCCCAAAATTAGTTCTTGTTTCAGCCATTTTACAAATTATTTTGGGAATATACTTGACAAAAACATTTGGAATTTGGGGCGCTATTTCAACTACTGTCTTTATTAAAGGAACCCAAGTAATAATACTTTGGTTCGGAAGTAGAAAAATATTCGACTATCATTTTAATATTTTCAAAATGATAATGATGCCTCTTTTATACATTGTTACAATTATCGTAGTATATTTTGTATTCCATTTTGATAACTATTGGGCTCCAGGAATTATACAATTTTTATTTGCTATAATAATAATATTAATTGTTTTTAGAAATGAGATAAAACAAGTACCCAGTCTGTTAAAAACCAATAGTTGATGCAGCCTTGCCACGAAATTTATTTTGAGATGCGTCCAAAAAAATAATTTTTTACGAATGAAATTTTTACGCTTTTTATTATTTCCTTTTGCGCTTATTTATGGCGCAATTATCGCGTTGAGAAATTTATTTTTCGATATCGGAATATTCAGTTATAAAAAAATAATTGTTCCTGTTATTTCTGTCGGAAATTTAAGTATCGGAGGTACGGGAAAAACGCCTCACATCGAATATCTCATTCGTTTACTGAAAAATAATTACAACGTCGCAACGCTCAGTCGTGGTTACGGAAGGCGATCGAAAAATTATTTTTTGGCGAATGAAAATTCCAACTCTAATGAAATTGGTGACGAACCGATGCAATTCAAACATAAATTTCCAGAAATAAGTGTGGCAGTTGATGCAAAACGTGTAAACGGAATTGAAAATTTACTAAAAACAAATCCGAAAATTGATGCTATTTTATTAGATGATGCGTTTCAACATCGTGCTGTAAAACCTCACTTGTCAATCCTTTTAAGCGATTACAAAAAACTTTTTTTCAATGATTTTATATTACCTATCGGAAATTTACGCGAACCCAGAAACGGTTATAAACGGGCAGATATTATTATAATTACCAAATGTCCCGAAACAATTTCTGATCTTGAAAAAGAAAATATTAAATCGAAAATAAAAAATTTGACGCATCAAAAAATTATTTTTTCATTTGTGAAATACGGAAATCTCATTTCGTTAAATACTACTGAAATTGCCCAATTAGATTCCGAATTAGATATTTTATTAGTAACCGGAATTGCAAATTCTTTACCGCTCGAAAAATATCTGAAAGGAAAAGTAAAAACTATTTTTCCGATGCGTTTTCGTGATCATCACAATTTTACTTCAACAGATATTCAACAAGTAAAAAATAATTTTTCAGAATTAAAAAGCAGTAAAAAAATAATTTTGTGTACCGAAAAAGATGCGATGCGTTTGAGAAACACTTCACTTCTAAAAACATTGGAATCAGTGCCTTTTTTCTATATTCCGATAGAAATTTATTTTCAGGAAGACGACAAAAGAGAGTTTGACAACTTGATTTTGGAAACAGTTTTAAAAAATTAATTTTTGATTTTTATTGCTTATATAAATTTCCAGAACCGGTAATTATTTGCTTAATTTCCGTAGGATTTCCGCCATAATACACATTTCCACTTTCGTGAATCAGCACTTGAAAAAGTCCGTTAATTGTTAGATACGCATTTCCAGTGGTACTTAATCCAAGCCACGCATAGTTCGACACCGTCAAATCCGATCCATAAATAAATCCATTGCCCACATTATTACAGCTAAATTCTTGCGTATTTCCAGACAGATACACATCGCCGGCGCCGTGCATGTGTCCATCTACGTAAGTATTATTCACAATAAGATGAACATCTCCCGAACTTTCCGTACGTACATTAATCGTATCGGTAGTAAACGCATTGGTGCTCTGAATAATTCCCACGCCATTATTGGTAACATACGTTAGTCGTGGCATCGTAATGTAAATATTAATCGGTTTTTTATAGCTCCTCAAAAAATTACAGATGTTGTAATTCTTAATATCCAACTCTCCTTCCGAATTTACTTCCGTAGAAATAAGCGGTAATAAATTTTTTCCGGCTTGTACTTCAATTTTTTGTGTTGCACCTTGCGTGAGATAAATATTTTCATTATTTTCCATATAAATAGAAGTAAAAATAGGCACTTGGCGAATTTCACTTTCAATAGATCCTGTGCTTTCAAAACAATCACACACATTTGCTTTTTTGCAAGAATAAAAACTCGTTGCCAAAAAAAGCAGTGCGAAATAAAAAATTTTTACAGGTCTATTTTTCATGTTTAAAAATTATTTTTTTAAAAGCGATAACCCATCCCCCATTCGATGTACGAGGCTTTTGCGAAATGCGTTAGCAAGGTTAAATTAGCAATCAAATGATTACTGAGTTGATAGCGCAAACCAATGCGGTGAAAAATATAACCATCACTCGTATATTTAGTAAACAAGTAAAAACCCATCTCGATAGGCAACGAAAGCCTTCCCAATGTAAGCTGATAGCTACCTTTAAAGCCAAGCTGAATATCTTGAAAATCATTTTTAAAAGGCGTGGAATCGTCTTTCATTTGCTGAATATTTGACATGTCATAAAACACATCTACTCCAAAACCAAGCGTACTTTTCGTGTTTAATTTTTTATTTCTGTTGAAGGAAAAAGTATAATCAAAATAACGCGATCCACCCGGCGGATCAATTTCGGATAAACCAGTAGCAACAATAATATTATAAGTAATTTTTTTCTCCGCGGGAATGCTATCGTAATGATAATAATTTGTATTTGGATGAAAATGATACCCAATTCCGAGGTTCAACGTTGGAATATTTAATCCAAGATTCGGCGTTTGAAAAGCTCCGTTGGAAGAATGCGTAAGCCCAATTCCAGCATCCAAACGCATTTGATTTCCTAAATCAATAGTGGTATTAAATCTCAAATTAATAATTGCATTTACATGAGAACCAATTGCAATTTCTTTGTGATCATCCAGCGGATCAAATTTTTTGGTGATGTAAGCAAGTCCAGCGCCCGCACGTAAATTGAACTTACAATTTGTTTT encodes:
- a CDS encoding oligosaccharide flippase family protein, producing MLKKIFSSTILFSIGGLLPTMASLVLLLPYTQNLTIADYGALSIYISFTLLLQIIVNFGVDVFIPIHHYEYQDDIVKMRKFVGTILTVVLAISLLSILIMLLSGNFLFEHIFQHKNISFFPFGFMCVVTAVFNAIFKIYTTFLIYRQKPWKFLWFNLFNFVLTVIISLIGLYLYPNTLIGPIWGRLLSGVGIFVLSMYFFISEFGICFDSTMLKGFRKFCVPVLLFGILTWILSYINNYILNATDTISDVGVYDFAIKCTLLIEFSQNGLTSAIAPKIYQMWKDTGITKSTVAENKFHHLFALVTILIVAVNILTLPIIVPILVKKQAYHAAFQYLPLICCGFLFRGIYNLYVFPIYYFKKTHLLPKLVLVSAILQIILGIYLTKTFGIWGAISTTVFIKGTQVIILWFGSRKIFDYHFNIFKMIMMPLLYIVTIIVVYFVFHFDNYWAPGIIQFLFAIIIILIVFRNEIKQVPSLLKTNS
- the lpxK gene encoding tetraacyldisaccharide 4'-kinase, which gives rise to MKFLRFLLFPFALIYGAIIALRNLFFDIGIFSYKKIIVPVISVGNLSIGGTGKTPHIEYLIRLLKNNYNVATLSRGYGRRSKNYFLANENSNSNEIGDEPMQFKHKFPEISVAVDAKRVNGIENLLKTNPKIDAILLDDAFQHRAVKPHLSILLSDYKKLFFNDFILPIGNLREPRNGYKRADIIIITKCPETISDLEKENIKSKIKNLTHQKIIFSFVKYGNLISLNTTEIAQLDSELDILLVTGIANSLPLEKYLKGKVKTIFPMRFRDHHNFTSTDIQQVKNNFSELKSSKKIILCTEKDAMRLRNTSLLKTLESVPFFYIPIEIYFQEDDKREFDNLILETVLKN
- a CDS encoding head GIN domain-containing protein, encoding MKNRPVKIFYFALLFLATSFYSCKKANVCDCFESTGSIESEIRQVPIFTSIYMENNENIYLTQGATQKIEVQAGKNLLPLISTEVNSEGELDIKNYNICNFLRSYKKPINIYITMPRLTYVTNNGVGIIQSTNAFTTDTINVRTESSGDVHLIVNNTYVDGHMHGAGDVYLSGNTQEFSCNNVGNGFIYGSDLTVSNYAWLGLSTTGNAYLTINGLFQVLIHESGNVYYGGNPTEIKQIITGSGNLYKQ
- a CDS encoding acyloxyacyl hydrolase → MKKYFFQLRFSLLFLLALTATRTLAQQQDSTKCDYWISASIHYGFLMAQHATMQYLVKGHIPAIELDFIQPTRGTQQWQQEFGFPEIGLAFFSANLENPTVLGDLVGAYPFVNFHLNKKKTNCKFNLRAGAGLAYITKKFDPLDDHKEIAIGSHVNAIINLRFNTTIDLGNQMRLDAGIGLTHSSNGAFQTPNLGLNIPTLNLGIGYHFHPNTNYYHYDSIPAEKKITYNIIVATGLSEIDPPGGSRYFDYTFSFNRNKKLNTKSTLGFGVDVFYDMSNIQQMKDDSTPFKNDFQDIQLGFKGSYQLTLGRLSLPIEMGFYLFTKYTSDGYIFHRIGLRYQLSNHLIANLTLLTHFAKASYIEWGMGYRF